TGCCAGGCTATTATTGCCTATCGAATTCCTCCAATTATTATATAATTCGCGCCATCAACATATTGCTTGTAATGGACATTAAACAGGAGCCTGACAAATGGAAGATCAAATTCTGAACGTGATGAAAGAAGCCGGTAAACCAATTTCTGCGGGAGAAGTGGAAAAACTATCCGGATTAGACCGTAAAGAGATCGATAAAGCGTTTAAAGTGATGAAAGAGAAGGGAAGCATTGTTTCTCCTGTGCGTTGCAAGTGGGAGCCGGCGCAGAAGTAAGTTGAGCCAATAAACAGATTTAAAAACAAATTATATTATTAAGCCCGCAAATTGCGGGCTTTTCACTAAATCCACATCCTTACCCACAACTCTCCCGCAAAATCCGCAAAATCGTCTCCGCCCCACTTCGATTAGGGTTGATACGAATCATCCGTTTTTCCAGCGAAGCGTCGGACTGGCGGAAAGTGCCAGACACGCGGTAGAACAGCGGCGGGATCTCAAACCGTGATTCGGCACCCACCGGGTAAGGTAGCGCTCCCAGAGTCTGAGCTTTTGCCAATACTTGTGCCGCAATCGGCTCATGAAATTCAACCAACAGTACTTTAGACTGCGCATTAGCAATAAAAGCCTGTTTTACCGATTGCACTTCTCCCTGATTCAACCGGGAGACTACTTCATCATTCACCATTGCCTGTACTGCATGGGTCACAGGGGCAAACACCATACCACGCAGCACTTCCATTGCCTGAAAACCCTGAATTTGGCTGCCGCCAGAATACATGCTGCCACGAACCTGCTCGATTCGTGCTTTATCGCCGGTAATCACACCTACACCGGGAGGGCCAAGCAATTTGAAACAGGAAAACGTCGATAGCGTCGCACCCAGCTCGCAACCAATATGCTCCACCTTCATTACTGCATAATTATCATCAATCAGTGTAGGGAGCTGATAACGATTAGCCAAAGCAATCACTTCGCCTAAATCATAGCTATCGTCCATTTTCTGGCGCGTATGCTGTATCAAGCAGGCAACGGGCTTATGGGTGGCAATCGCGTCTTTAACCGCATCCAGATGGTTAAAATCGGCTTTAACAATCTTAATACCCATCTGGTCAATAGAGACCTGTGTCGTTGGGTAAACGGGTGCATCATGCACCAGTAGCGTTTCCCCCGGTTTGGTCAACGTGGCGAGACCGGCGCGCAAAGCCCCAGTCCCTGCCCCGCTAACCAACGCCGCGGCTTCAGCGTTAAAAAAGTCAGCGATAACCTGCTCTACCCGATGCGTAATCAGAGGTTGATTCAGGCCCGGCACCAGCCCCAGATCGCCCTGAGTTAAAAAATCACTGCCGGGAAAATGACGGCAGATAATATCCACCAGTCGAAACTGTTTTTGCTGCGCCTGAAGCATCGTCATACTTTGCAAAGGGTAGGTTTTCATCTTTTTTACCTTAAATATTTACAGGTCAGCCTCAGCCTAATCCCATGATATAAATAATATTCGCCAAAATACCCACCAGAATGGTAGCAATCGGACCAATCGCCATCTCAACCAGTGGACGTTTTGATGTCTTATTCAGCAGATAGATACCCGCAACGACCATAAAGCCCATGCCTGGTAAAATCGCGTTTGATGCAATCATGCCGCCAACCAGCAGTGATATTTCCAGCATTCGGGTGATCGCCGTTCGGATGTGATCGCCACAGGCTTTAACCCCAGGGTATTTATCCAACCAGATAGCAATCTTCGCCAACAGCATGATTTCCATCAGCATAATCACACAACCTGCGATGAAGGCTATCCACGGGTTGTTCGTTGCCAGACCTGCAACGAAAACAAACTTCATCCCATCTGGGCTATATACCCCAGTGGCAATGGCTGTCGTTCCCACTAGCGGTACAAAGCTGATAGCGCGAGCTAGTGCAACCAGTAGCGCACCATTTTGCTCTCCCTGAGCCATTAATTGCAGCGATACCGGGCCTTCAGCTAACAGGCTAAAAGACATGGTTGCAGCAACAGCGGTTAAGCCACCGCTCAGCACCAATAGCCATTTGTTTTTCTGAATACGTGCAATACGGGAAGAAAACAGACCAACCAACATCTCATTGGCCCCTTTCTGATCGCTGCCCGTATTTTCCGGTGGACGTTGCTTCATAGCAAAGTAGAACATGGCGATCATCGCAATCAGTAGAGCGGAACCGTTCGGATCCAGCTTAACTGGCTTCTCAATAAAGCCGCCAAAGCTTAAAGTACCAATGGATTGAGTTGCCAAATAACCAATTAGCGTGGCAATTAATACCCAAATTCCTTTGCGGTAACCATATTGATAGCCCACCACCACCGCCGGGAACAGAGAAAAACAGACCACGATTGGATCGCCAACTTTGCTCAAGTTGCTCATAAAGTTAACCGGCAACATGGCAAACAGTTCCACCACTGATTTCAGACCAGTTAATAGCGCAACCGCATAAAACGCACCAATAATGCCGGATAAAACGAAACCTTTTTTACTGTTTGAACACCAGACCCCGATAACATCCGTACCCAATAACAAGCTGTGTACCAGAATGATAGGAGCCGTCAGCGAAAAAGGAATACCAAAACCAATAATCAGGCCAAAGCTTAAGGCAAAGCTGGTAGCGGCTAGCGCTTTGCGGCTCATACGCCCTTCTAAATGTTCTGGAATCAGCGGTCGTAATCCATCATGGAAAACCGCAATCCCCCGATTTGCCATCATCGCAGAAATCGCACCTATCGCGGCCAAAAGCCCGGCCTTAACGGGATCGACTTCAATAAGCCGCATCAAAAATT
Above is a window of Limnobaculum parvum DNA encoding:
- a CDS encoding YhfT family protein, whose translation is MVQEFLMRLIEVDPVKAGLLAAIGAISAMMANRGIAVFHDGLRPLIPEHLEGRMSRKALAATSFALSFGLIIGFGIPFSLTAPIILVHSLLLGTDVIGVWCSNSKKGFVLSGIIGAFYAVALLTGLKSVVELFAMLPVNFMSNLSKVGDPIVVCFSLFPAVVVGYQYGYRKGIWVLIATLIGYLATQSIGTLSFGGFIEKPVKLDPNGSALLIAMIAMFYFAMKQRPPENTGSDQKGANEMLVGLFSSRIARIQKNKWLLVLSGGLTAVAATMSFSLLAEGPVSLQLMAQGEQNGALLVALARAISFVPLVGTTAIATGVYSPDGMKFVFVAGLATNNPWIAFIAGCVIMLMEIMLLAKIAIWLDKYPGVKACGDHIRTAITRMLEISLLVGGMIASNAILPGMGFMVVAGIYLLNKTSKRPLVEMAIGPIATILVGILANIIYIMGLG
- a CDS encoding transcriptional regulator produces the protein MEDQILNVMKEAGKPISAGEVEKLSGLDRKEIDKAFKVMKEKGSIVSPVRCKWEPAQK
- a CDS encoding aminotransferase class I/II-fold pyridoxal phosphate-dependent enzyme, whose translation is MKTYPLQSMTMLQAQQKQFRLVDIICRHFPGSDFLTQGDLGLVPGLNQPLITHRVEQVIADFFNAEAAALVSGAGTGALRAGLATLTKPGETLLVHDAPVYPTTQVSIDQMGIKIVKADFNHLDAVKDAIATHKPVACLIQHTRQKMDDSYDLGEVIALANRYQLPTLIDDNYAVMKVEHIGCELGATLSTFSCFKLLGPPGVGVITGDKARIEQVRGSMYSGGSQIQGFQAMEVLRGMVFAPVTHAVQAMVNDEVVSRLNQGEVQSVKQAFIANAQSKVLLVEFHEPIAAQVLAKAQTLGALPYPVGAESRFEIPPLFYRVSGTFRQSDASLEKRMIRINPNRSGAETILRILRESCG